In Rhizobium gallicum bv. gallicum R602sp, the following proteins share a genomic window:
- the ccoG gene encoding cytochrome c oxidase accessory protein CcoG yields the protein MNLYTAPAPRDKNTVEHLQVEPVNAARNRQPLYAAREKVFPKRAEGHFRRFKWIVMLITLGIYYLSPWLRWDRGPYAPDQAILIDLSLRRFFFFFIEIWPQEFFYVAGLLVMAGFGLFLVTSAVGRAWCGYACPQTVWVDLFLVIERAIEGDRNARIKLDNAPWSTGKLLKRVAKHAIWLGIGAATGGAWIFYFADAPTLALSFFSGQAPAVAYATVATLTTTTYVLGGLMREQVCTYMCPWPRIQGAMIDENSLVVTYNDWRGEPRSRHAKKAVLSGQAVGDCVDCNACVAVCPMGIDIRDGQQMECITCALCIDACDGVMDKLNKPRGLIAYATLSEYAANMALATDNGKTGVQPQRVRDDDGNFIAAIRHFNWRVIFRLRVVFYAAVWAAVGIGMLVHLALRERLDLNVVHDRNPQFVLESDGSIRNGYTLRILNMLPQPRTIALHIEGMDGATMKIPELSEEESRHFMIETKPDTAMALKVFVTSKNASSALSEFLFVAEDPVGTDRSVYKAAFNSPGARK from the coding sequence ATGAATCTCTACACCGCCCCGGCCCCACGCGACAAGAACACGGTCGAACACCTTCAGGTGGAACCGGTCAACGCGGCGCGCAATCGTCAGCCTCTTTATGCAGCGCGTGAGAAGGTTTTCCCCAAGCGGGCGGAAGGCCACTTCCGCCGCTTCAAATGGATCGTGATGCTGATCACGCTCGGGATTTACTATCTCTCACCATGGTTGCGGTGGGACAGAGGTCCTTACGCGCCCGACCAGGCGATCCTGATCGATCTGTCCTTACGGCGCTTCTTTTTTTTCTTCATCGAGATTTGGCCGCAGGAATTCTTTTACGTGGCCGGCCTGCTGGTCATGGCGGGCTTTGGCTTGTTTCTGGTGACGTCCGCAGTCGGGCGAGCATGGTGCGGCTATGCCTGTCCCCAGACGGTATGGGTCGATCTGTTTCTCGTCATCGAGCGCGCCATCGAGGGCGACCGCAACGCACGGATCAAACTCGACAATGCGCCATGGAGCACCGGCAAATTATTGAAGCGCGTCGCCAAGCACGCGATCTGGCTCGGCATCGGTGCAGCAACCGGCGGCGCATGGATTTTCTACTTTGCTGACGCGCCAACATTGGCACTGAGTTTCTTTTCGGGCCAGGCACCGGCCGTCGCCTATGCAACCGTCGCCACGCTTACCACAACGACCTATGTGCTCGGCGGTCTGATGCGCGAGCAGGTCTGCACATACATGTGTCCGTGGCCGCGGATCCAGGGCGCCATGATCGACGAAAACTCCCTCGTCGTCACCTATAACGACTGGCGCGGCGAGCCGCGCTCCCGTCATGCCAAGAAAGCGGTCCTTTCGGGCCAGGCCGTTGGAGACTGCGTCGACTGCAATGCCTGCGTCGCCGTCTGCCCAATGGGCATCGATATCCGCGACGGTCAGCAAATGGAATGCATCACCTGCGCGCTCTGCATCGATGCCTGCGATGGTGTCATGGACAAGCTGAACAAGCCGCGCGGCCTCATCGCCTATGCAACACTGAGCGAATATGCCGCCAACATGGCGCTTGCCACCGACAATGGAAAGACCGGTGTTCAGCCTCAGCGCGTTCGCGATGACGACGGAAACTTCATCGCCGCAATCCGGCATTTCAATTGGCGCGTCATCTTCAGGCTGCGCGTAGTCTTTTACGCTGCCGTCTGGGCAGCAGTTGGCATCGGTATGCTCGTCCATCTCGCACTGCGCGAGCGGCTTGACCTCAACGTGGTGCACGACCGAAACCCTCAGTTCGTTCTCGAATCAGACGGCTCGATCCGTAACGGCTACACGCTTCGTATTCTCAACATGCTGCCGCAGCCCCGCACGATTGCCTTGCATATTGAAGGAATGGATGGCGCGACGATGAAGATTCCGGAACTGTCGGAAGAGGAGAGCCGGCATTTCATGATTGAAACGAAGCCCGACACGGCAATGGCGCTCAAGGTCTTCGTCACAAGCAAGAATGCCTCCAGTG
- the ccoP gene encoding cytochrome-c oxidase, cbb3-type subunit III, translated as MSDKHVDEFSGVETTGHEWDGIRELNNPMPRWWVWTFYATILWAVGYAIAYPSIPLLTKATDGLLGSSSRADLTQEVETAKSTQTTYLDQIAAKTVGEIDADPNLRQFAISGGASAFKVNCVPCHGSGAAGGPGFPNLNDDDWLWGGDLESIQKTIAHGVRFDGDGDTQVSEMPAFADVLDATQTRNVAAYVWSLTKTSSDIEMASAGKQAFLDNCAACHGEDGKGSNDMGAPNLADAIWLKGEGEEAITRQIIAPKHGMMPAWAARLGETTVKELTVFVHSLGGGK; from the coding sequence ATGTCGGACAAACATGTTGACGAATTCAGCGGCGTCGAAACCACCGGCCATGAATGGGACGGTATCCGCGAGCTGAACAATCCCATGCCGCGGTGGTGGGTCTGGACGTTCTATGCGACGATCCTGTGGGCGGTGGGCTATGCCATCGCTTATCCTTCCATTCCGCTTTTGACCAAGGCCACCGATGGGCTGCTCGGCTCTTCGAGCCGTGCCGATCTTACGCAGGAAGTAGAGACGGCAAAATCCACCCAGACCACCTATCTCGACCAGATTGCCGCAAAGACGGTCGGCGAAATCGACGCGGATCCCAATCTGCGGCAATTTGCCATCTCGGGTGGCGCTTCCGCTTTCAAGGTCAATTGTGTGCCGTGCCATGGTAGTGGCGCAGCCGGCGGCCCTGGGTTCCCGAACCTGAACGATGACGATTGGCTATGGGGCGGCGATCTTGAATCAATCCAAAAGACCATCGCCCACGGCGTCCGTTTCGACGGTGACGGCGACACCCAAGTGTCCGAGATGCCTGCGTTTGCTGATGTCCTCGACGCCACGCAAACCCGCAACGTCGCTGCCTATGTCTGGAGCCTGACAAAAACGTCGTCCGATATAGAGATGGCAAGCGCCGGCAAGCAGGCTTTTCTCGACAATTGCGCGGCCTGTCACGGCGAAGATGGCAAGGGCAGCAACGACATGGGAGCGCCCAATCTGGCCGATGCCATCTGGCTGAAAGGGGAGGGCGAAGAGGCGATCACCCGCCAGATCATCGCTCCAAAACATGGCATGATGCCGGCCTGGGCCGCCCGCCTTGGCGAGACGACCGTGAAAGAACTGACCGTCTTCGTGCATTCGCTGGGCGGCGGAAAATAG
- a CDS encoding CcoQ/FixQ family Cbb3-type cytochrome c oxidase assembly chaperone encodes METYTTMRHFADSWGLLAMTLFFIGVVLFTLRPGGRESANEAASIPLKDD; translated from the coding sequence ATGGAAACCTACACAACAATGCGCCACTTCGCCGACAGTTGGGGCCTCCTCGCTATGACGCTGTTCTTCATTGGCGTTGTCCTTTTCACGCTCCGTCCGGGTGGCAGGGAAAGCGCCAATGAAGCCGCAAGCATACCTTTGAAGGATGACTGA
- the ccoO gene encoding cytochrome-c oxidase, cbb3-type subunit II, with protein sequence MSILEKHQIIEKNATLLLVGSLLVVSVGGIVEIAPLFYLQNTIEKVEGMRPYTPLELAGRNIYVREGCYVCHSQMIRPFRDEVERYGHYSLAAESMYDHPFQWGSKRTGPDLARVGGRYSNEWQVQHLADPRAVVPESIMPSYAFLKTNEVAAKDVGMDLKANRVVGVPYTPAMIANAEADMKLQADPNADTTALLERYPKAKTGDFDGDPSKLTEMDALVAYLQMLGTLVDYSTYDDATGYR encoded by the coding sequence ATGTCGATACTTGAGAAACACCAGATCATAGAAAAGAACGCGACGCTCCTGCTGGTGGGATCGCTCCTGGTTGTCAGCGTTGGCGGGATCGTCGAAATTGCGCCGCTGTTCTACCTGCAGAACACGATCGAAAAGGTGGAGGGGATGCGTCCCTATACGCCACTGGAACTGGCCGGCCGCAACATCTACGTGCGCGAGGGCTGCTACGTCTGCCACAGCCAGATGATCCGGCCATTCCGAGACGAAGTCGAACGCTACGGACATTATTCACTCGCAGCCGAATCGATGTACGACCATCCCTTCCAATGGGGTTCAAAGCGGACCGGACCAGATCTTGCACGTGTCGGTGGTCGGTATTCGAACGAATGGCAGGTCCAGCACCTTGCCGATCCGCGCGCGGTCGTGCCGGAATCGATCATGCCAAGCTACGCCTTCCTCAAGACCAACGAGGTCGCGGCGAAGGATGTCGGCATGGATCTCAAGGCAAACAGAGTTGTAGGTGTGCCTTATACCCCGGCCATGATCGCCAACGCCGAGGCCGACATGAAATTGCAGGCGGATCCCAACGCCGACACCACGGCGCTGCTCGAACGCTATCCGAAGGCCAAGACCGGCGACTTCGACGGTGACCCTTCGAAGCTGACGGAGATGGACGCTCTGGTGGCCTACCTGCAGATGCTAGGCACCTTGGTCGATTATTCGACTTATGACGACGCAACCGGATATCGCTGA
- the ccoN gene encoding cytochrome-c oxidase, cbb3-type subunit I: protein MNYTMETVIIAVCAFFALLGAAFAHDHLFAAHMWVLFFVLMGSTLVLLRRVNFAPAGQRPKPASSEYFDEVVRYGIIATVFWGVVGFFVGVVVALQLAYPDLNIAPYFNFGRLRPVHTSAVIFAFGGNALIATSFYVVQRTCRARLFGGNLGWFVFWGYQLFIVMAATGYLLGITEGREYAEPEWYVDIWLTIVWVAYLLAFLGTLLKRKEPHIYVANWFYLGFIVTVAMLHVVNNLSVPASLLGSKSYSAFSGVQDALTQWWYGHNAVGFFLTAGFLGMMYYFVPKQANRPVYSYRLSIIHFWALIFMYIWAGPHHLHYTALPDWAQTLGMVFSVMLWMPSWGGMINGLMTLSGAWDKIRTDPIIRMMIMAIAFYGMSTFEGPMMSVKAVNSLSHYTEWTIGHVHSGALGWVGMITFGAVYYLTPKLWGQERLYSLRMVNWHFWLATLGIVIYAAVLWVAGIQQGLMWREYNSQGFLVYSFAETVAVMFPYYLLRALGGILYLAGGLIMALNVYMTIRGYQRNEAPMPGALVAQPAE from the coding sequence ATGAACTATACGATGGAAACCGTGATCATCGCCGTGTGTGCGTTCTTCGCGCTGCTCGGCGCTGCTTTTGCGCACGACCACCTCTTTGCAGCACACATGTGGGTGCTGTTCTTCGTGCTGATGGGAAGCACGCTTGTGCTTCTTCGACGCGTCAATTTTGCGCCGGCGGGCCAGCGACCCAAGCCAGCTTCGTCCGAATATTTCGACGAAGTTGTTCGATACGGCATCATCGCCACTGTGTTTTGGGGCGTGGTCGGCTTTTTCGTCGGGGTCGTCGTCGCCCTTCAGCTCGCCTATCCCGATCTGAACATCGCTCCATATTTCAACTTTGGGCGTCTGCGGCCGGTCCACACGTCCGCAGTCATTTTCGCTTTCGGCGGCAACGCGCTGATTGCCACATCCTTCTATGTCGTCCAGAGGACCTGTCGGGCCCGCCTTTTCGGTGGCAACCTCGGCTGGTTCGTATTCTGGGGCTACCAGCTCTTCATCGTCATGGCCGCGACCGGCTATCTCTTGGGCATTACCGAGGGGCGGGAATATGCAGAGCCCGAGTGGTATGTCGACATCTGGCTGACGATCGTCTGGGTCGCCTATCTTCTTGCATTCCTCGGAACACTTTTGAAGCGCAAGGAACCGCACATCTATGTCGCGAACTGGTTCTACCTGGGCTTCATCGTCACCGTGGCGATGCTGCATGTCGTCAACAACCTGTCCGTGCCGGCTTCCTTGCTCGGCTCGAAGAGCTATTCAGCGTTCTCCGGCGTTCAGGATGCTCTGACCCAGTGGTGGTACGGCCACAATGCGGTTGGCTTCTTCCTGACCGCTGGCTTCCTGGGCATGATGTATTATTTCGTGCCGAAGCAGGCGAACCGGCCGGTCTATTCCTACCGCCTGTCGATCATCCACTTCTGGGCCTTGATCTTCATGTACATCTGGGCAGGTCCGCATCACCTGCACTACACAGCGCTGCCGGATTGGGCGCAGACGCTCGGAATGGTGTTTTCCGTCATGCTCTGGATGCCCTCGTGGGGCGGTATGATCAACGGCCTGATGACGCTCTCTGGCGCCTGGGACAAGATCCGCACAGACCCGATCATCCGCATGATGATCATGGCAATCGCCTTTTATGGGATGTCGACCTTCGAAGGTCCCATGATGTCGGTCAAGGCTGTCAACTCTCTCAGCCACTATACGGAATGGACGATCGGTCACGTCCACTCGGGCGCACTCGGCTGGGTCGGCATGATCACCTTCGGGGCCGTCTACTATCTGACACCGAAGCTTTGGGGACAGGAGCGTCTCTACAGTCTGCGCATGGTCAACTGGCACTTCTGGCTCGCGACACTTGGTATCGTCATCTATGCCGCCGTGCTTTGGGTGGCCGGCATCCAGCAGGGCCTCATGTGGCGCGAATACAACAGCCAGGGCTTCCTCGTCTATTCCTTCGCCGAGACCGTCGCCGTCATGTTCCCATATTACCTGCTGCGAGCCTTGGGAGGAATTCTCTATCTCGCGGGCGGTCTGATCATGGCCCTCAATGTCTACATGACCATCCGTGGTTACCAACGCAATGAGGCGCCGATGCCGGGTGCCCTCGTCGCCCAGCCTGCCGAGTGA
- a CDS encoding Crp/Fnr family transcriptional regulator has translation MLMQKNTAFETIKGSVNDIAGQMSLKSLFHSIPQEVLQAGKALFWEGDATSHLFELAEGVIRLYRIIGDGRRVITAFLYPGDLVGTSLQERYLYTAEAVTDCKVRRIARKNFHDEISRSACLRPDFISLLCQEMAAAHDQMVLLSKKNAEERLCSFLLQLISREMTNAAGDLVTLPMNRLDIADYLGLTIETVSRTISKLAGRNVLVPTGRHDIKILSLKRLIQLSGNGDDFSLEKSHSCSIH, from the coding sequence ATGTTGATGCAAAAAAATACCGCGTTCGAAACCATCAAGGGTTCGGTGAATGACATTGCGGGACAGATGTCCCTGAAATCACTTTTTCATTCTATTCCACAGGAAGTGCTTCAAGCCGGCAAGGCGCTGTTTTGGGAAGGCGACGCCACAAGCCACCTTTTTGAACTTGCTGAAGGCGTCATTCGGCTTTACCGCATCATCGGCGATGGCAGGCGCGTTATCACTGCCTTTCTTTATCCAGGCGACCTCGTCGGTACGTCGCTACAGGAGCGCTACCTCTACACCGCCGAGGCCGTTACGGATTGCAAGGTCCGCCGCATCGCCCGGAAGAATTTCCATGACGAAATCTCCCGCTCGGCCTGTCTGCGTCCCGATTTCATATCGCTGCTGTGTCAGGAAATGGCTGCGGCTCACGATCAGATGGTGCTGCTGTCCAAGAAGAACGCAGAGGAGCGCTTGTGCAGTTTCCTGCTCCAGCTCATCTCCCGGGAAATGACGAATGCGGCAGGCGACCTCGTCACCCTACCGATGAACAGGCTCGACATCGCCGACTATCTTGGCCTTACCATTGAGACGGTGTCGCGCACCATCAGCAAACTCGCCGGCCGCAACGTTCTCGTCCCGACTGGACGCCACGACATCAAGATCCTGAGCCTGAAGCGTCTCATTCAATTGTCCGGCAATGGGGATGATTTCTCTTTGGAAAAGAGCCATAGCTGCAGTATTCACTAA
- a CDS encoding hybrid sensor histidine kinase/response regulator, whose translation MPHRFISPRTTSPEELGAIVRIMGGANNIIVQGFDGVITEWSAGCENMYGWMRDEAVGKAVDDLLATQFPESIEEIHRQLRENNSWQGEITHRHKDGYEVYVASRCMVVNLSDGEAVIVQTNNDISDLKLAQSEVNAREAHLRSILATVPEAMIVINERGIVISFSTAAEKLFGIQADDICGRNISNLMPNPDRDAHDGYLSRYIRTGERRIIGYGRVVTGQRADGSKFPMELHVGETTANGERIFTGFVRDLTSRYKIEEDLRQAQKMEAVGQLTGGIAHDFNNLLTVISGNLEMIEAKLPEGPLSLLLREAQDAAGDGAKLTEQLLAFGRRQPLNPTLADLGQLVSGFSDLLRRTLGENIDLKTVIVGSNHNVLVDSSQLQNALLNIALNARDAMPRGGSLTTEIKRVYLDADYAKMYPQVRTGDFVLISVTDTGVGMSDEVKEHAFEPFFTTKDVGSGTGLGLSMVYGFVKQSGGHLQLYSEVGRGTTIRIYLPWVQAAAAKIEVPDTRSDSRDVLPGGAETVLVVEDDARVRRVAVARLSSMGYKVIEVGNAQAALEILAEDPTIALLFTDIVMPGGMTGDELAKEARVMRSDLKILFTSGYAEPGLGGREFATPGSWLRKPYTAKDLAVRVRELLD comes from the coding sequence ATGCCGCATCGCTTCATTTCACCGCGCACAACATCGCCCGAAGAACTCGGCGCCATAGTCCGCATCATGGGCGGCGCCAACAACATCATCGTGCAGGGCTTTGACGGCGTCATCACCGAATGGTCGGCCGGATGCGAAAATATGTATGGCTGGATGCGTGACGAGGCTGTCGGCAAAGCCGTTGACGACCTTCTTGCGACGCAGTTTCCCGAATCAATTGAAGAGATTCACCGGCAACTGCGCGAAAATAATTCGTGGCAAGGCGAAATCACCCATCGCCACAAGGATGGCTATGAAGTCTATGTGGCGTCGCGCTGCATGGTGGTGAATCTCTCCGACGGCGAAGCAGTCATCGTCCAGACCAACAATGACATCAGCGATCTCAAGCTGGCCCAGAGCGAGGTTAACGCGCGCGAGGCCCACCTCCGGTCCATTCTCGCGACTGTCCCCGAAGCTATGATCGTGATCAATGAGCGCGGAATTGTCATCTCGTTCAGCACTGCAGCAGAAAAGCTGTTCGGCATCCAGGCAGACGATATTTGCGGTCGGAACATCAGCAATCTTATGCCGAACCCCGATCGTGACGCCCACGATGGTTATCTCTCGCGCTACATCAGGACGGGAGAGCGCCGCATTATCGGCTACGGTCGGGTCGTGACCGGCCAGCGAGCCGACGGTTCGAAATTTCCGATGGAACTTCATGTCGGGGAGACGACTGCAAACGGTGAGCGGATATTCACCGGCTTCGTCCGCGATCTAACGAGCCGATACAAGATCGAGGAAGATCTCAGGCAGGCGCAAAAGATGGAAGCCGTTGGGCAATTGACTGGAGGTATTGCCCACGACTTCAACAATCTTCTGACGGTGATCAGCGGCAACCTCGAAATGATTGAAGCGAAGCTTCCAGAGGGGCCGCTCAGCCTGCTCTTGCGGGAGGCGCAGGACGCGGCCGGCGATGGGGCTAAGCTGACGGAGCAACTTTTGGCGTTCGGGCGCCGCCAGCCGCTCAATCCGACGCTTGCGGACCTCGGGCAGCTCGTATCGGGCTTTTCCGATCTGCTGCGGCGGACGCTTGGCGAAAACATCGACCTGAAGACGGTCATTGTCGGCTCGAACCACAATGTACTGGTCGACAGCTCCCAGCTTCAGAACGCGCTTTTGAATATTGCGCTGAACGCCCGCGACGCAATGCCGCGCGGCGGCAGTCTGACAACTGAAATCAAGCGCGTCTATCTCGATGCGGACTACGCAAAAATGTATCCGCAGGTGCGTACCGGAGACTTCGTTCTCATTTCCGTCACCGATACCGGCGTCGGCATGTCGGATGAGGTCAAGGAGCACGCCTTCGAACCATTCTTCACTACCAAGGATGTCGGTTCTGGCACGGGCCTCGGCCTCAGCATGGTCTATGGCTTCGTAAAGCAGTCAGGCGGTCATCTGCAGCTCTATAGCGAGGTCGGGCGCGGCACGACGATCCGCATCTATCTTCCCTGGGTTCAGGCAGCAGCGGCAAAAATTGAGGTTCCCGACACGCGATCCGATTCGCGTGATGTGCTGCCGGGCGGCGCCGAGACGGTGCTGGTGGTCGAGGACGACGCTCGGGTGCGCCGGGTTGCCGTCGCGCGCTTGTCGTCGATGGGCTACAAGGTTATCGAGGTCGGTAACGCTCAGGCCGCGCTCGAGATCCTGGCTGAAGATCCCACGATCGCCCTTTTGTTCACCGATATTGTAATGCCTGGAGGCATGACAGGCGACGAACTCGCCAAGGAAGCACGCGTCATGCGGTCCGACCTGAAGATCCTCTTTACGTCGGGCTACGCCGAGCCAGGTCTCGGCGGCCGCGAGTTCGCAACGCCGGGCAGCTGGCTGCGCAAACCCTATACGGCAAAAGATCTGGCCGTGCGGGTTCGCGAATTGCTGGACTGA
- a CDS encoding pseudoazurin, protein MRSIFAGLLAATAVLAATTMPLMAADHEVKMLNKGAAGAMVFEPSFTKVAPGDTITFVPTDKSHNVESFKGLIPEGAAAFKSKPSEQVQIKFDAPGAYVIKCTPHVAMGMVALVQVGDAPANLEAVKTAKLPNMVRKRLDADIAKITQ, encoded by the coding sequence ATGCGTTCGATATTTGCAGGCCTTCTTGCCGCGACGGCCGTGCTTGCTGCTACCACCATGCCGCTGATGGCAGCCGACCACGAAGTGAAGATGCTCAACAAGGGCGCCGCCGGTGCCATGGTGTTTGAGCCGAGCTTCACTAAGGTCGCCCCTGGCGACACCATCACTTTTGTCCCGACTGACAAGTCTCACAATGTCGAGTCCTTCAAAGGTCTGATTCCAGAGGGCGCAGCTGCATTCAAGTCGAAGCCAAGCGAGCAGGTTCAGATCAAGTTCGATGCGCCCGGCGCCTATGTAATCAAGTGCACGCCGCACGTCGCCATGGGGATGGTTGCGCTGGTCCAGGTCGGCGATGCGCCGGCAAATCTTGAGGCCGTCAAGACCGCTAAACTCCCGAACATGGTCCGCAAGCGCCTCGATGCGGACATCGCCAAGATCACCCAATAA
- a CDS encoding YcnI family copper-binding membrane protein: MLKTTIIALGLCVAGAASASAHVTLEKAETPAGKAYKAILRVGHGCDGKPTTKIRVQIPEGILSVKPMPKSGWTIEKATGKYARAYELYGKPVAEGVTELVWSGGNLADDEYDEFVFRGVVANELAPGTRVYIPVVQECPEGAVERWIDIPAAGKTSDDYETPAPFFEVVAQPRS, encoded by the coding sequence GTGCTGAAAACAACCATCATCGCACTTGGCCTTTGCGTTGCAGGCGCAGCTTCCGCCAGTGCCCATGTGACGCTTGAAAAGGCGGAAACCCCCGCCGGCAAGGCCTATAAGGCGATCCTGCGCGTCGGACATGGTTGCGACGGCAAGCCTACGACCAAGATCCGCGTGCAAATTCCGGAAGGCATTCTCTCGGTCAAGCCCATGCCGAAATCCGGCTGGACGATCGAAAAGGCCACGGGAAAATATGCAAGAGCATACGAGCTTTATGGCAAGCCGGTAGCCGAAGGCGTTACCGAACTCGTCTGGTCCGGAGGTAATCTTGCCGACGACGAGTATGACGAGTTCGTATTCCGCGGCGTCGTTGCCAACGAGCTCGCTCCCGGCACCAGGGTCTACATCCCGGTCGTCCAGGAGTGTCCGGAAGGTGCCGTCGAGCGGTGGATCGATATCCCCGCCGCTGGCAAGACCTCGGACGATTACGAGACGCCGGCTCCCTTCTTCGAAGTCGTCGCACAGCCGCGCTCTTGA
- a CDS encoding copper resistance CopC/CopD family protein, whose translation MAELRNRNVARSSIPLGAFLWLATLAILITLLEPVAAFAHASLVRSTPAQGAVIAAPPGAIVLEFNEAVAPLALTASTPDGSSRSFQAAADGTKIVVSDPNLEALGTYLFSFRVVSEDGHPVAGTIAFSMGAPSPSPSTVMEPKPAVLHWSIWMTRWLLYLCFSFAVGGAFFETCLKDTASSSSLSRNWAPVGLALLVGSAYLQGLDELGLPFVARPQLAPLVFAFHGGYGVSITFGVTAFCLAWRMRPRGDGRRWIGLMALLAAAAAFSSTGHASTAEPRWLARSAIFIHSGSSMFWVGSLPVLLKRCLGAHRKEEGALEVFSRLIPLPLTALIVSGAVVIGLQVPKLSSLWTSSYGLILTIKLLFVMTLLALACLNRFWLTAPAIRGDERARLKLRRSVSAEVVIVVAIFAAVAGWRFTEPPRAALASQPARLQAHLHSSSAMAQLEIAIQSAGTGSASISVIDQGQRVMAVKEVGLRLSNPEQGIEPLKFKAVPEADHSWMVNGIPFVRSGRWAVTVDILISDFKAVHLDGFITVPEIRR comes from the coding sequence ATGGCTGAGTTGCGAAACCGGAATGTGGCGCGTTCCTCCATCCCTCTGGGTGCATTTCTTTGGCTTGCGACTCTCGCTATCCTGATAACGCTGCTCGAGCCGGTCGCCGCATTTGCCCACGCCTCCCTCGTCAGATCGACACCCGCCCAAGGGGCCGTGATCGCGGCACCACCGGGCGCTATCGTTCTCGAGTTCAACGAAGCCGTTGCTCCGCTCGCTCTGACCGCAAGTACACCAGACGGGAGCAGCCGATCGTTTCAGGCGGCAGCCGACGGTACAAAGATTGTTGTTTCCGATCCCAATCTCGAGGCGCTTGGTACCTACCTCTTCAGTTTCCGCGTCGTCTCCGAAGATGGCCATCCGGTTGCCGGCACGATCGCCTTCTCGATGGGGGCGCCGAGCCCCTCGCCGTCAACTGTGATGGAACCGAAACCGGCTGTCCTGCACTGGTCGATCTGGATGACGCGTTGGCTACTTTATCTCTGCTTTTCTTTCGCAGTCGGGGGCGCTTTTTTCGAGACTTGCCTGAAGGACACGGCTTCTAGCTCCAGTCTCAGCCGCAACTGGGCGCCGGTGGGCCTCGCGCTCCTTGTCGGCTCCGCCTACCTGCAGGGCCTTGATGAACTTGGTCTTCCCTTTGTGGCGAGACCTCAGCTTGCTCCGTTGGTTTTCGCCTTCCATGGCGGTTACGGCGTCTCGATAACCTTTGGCGTCACAGCTTTTTGCCTCGCCTGGCGGATGCGCCCGCGTGGAGATGGCCGCCGTTGGATCGGATTGATGGCGTTGCTTGCCGCGGCCGCTGCCTTTTCTTCGACCGGCCATGCAAGCACCGCCGAACCGAGATGGCTGGCGCGTTCGGCAATCTTCATTCACAGTGGCTCATCGATGTTCTGGGTCGGCAGCCTGCCGGTTCTGCTGAAACGCTGCCTGGGCGCGCATCGCAAGGAAGAAGGAGCCCTAGAGGTCTTTTCCCGCCTCATCCCGCTTCCGCTTACCGCCCTCATTGTCTCAGGCGCGGTCGTCATCGGCCTGCAGGTTCCAAAACTGTCGTCCTTGTGGACGTCATCCTACGGCCTGATTTTGACGATCAAGCTTCTGTTCGTCATGACATTGCTCGCCTTGGCCTGCCTCAATCGATTCTGGCTCACGGCTCCGGCCATTCGGGGCGACGAGCGCGCGCGTCTGAAGTTGCGCCGCTCTGTTTCTGCTGAAGTCGTCATCGTGGTGGCGATCTTTGCTGCTGTCGCCGGGTGGCGTTTTACCGAGCCGCCGCGTGCTGCATTGGCGAGCCAACCGGCGAGATTGCAGGCGCACTTGCATTCTTCGAGCGCAATGGCGCAGCTGGAGATCGCCATTCAATCGGCCGGCACCGGCTCGGCGTCGATCTCGGTCATAGACCAGGGGCAGCGTGTGATGGCCGTAAAGGAGGTTGGTCTGCGGCTTTCAAACCCGGAACAGGGAATAGAGCCGTTGAAGTTCAAGGCCGTTCCGGAAGCCGACCACAGCTGGATGGTCAATGGCATCCCCTTCGTCCGCAGCGGGCGTTGGGCAGTGACGGTCGATATCCTGATATCGGACTTCAAAGCAGTTCATCTGGACGGATTTATCACTGTTCCCGAAATTCGGCGGTGA
- a CDS encoding hemerythrin domain-containing protein translates to MNMMPKTGDFAELEENYRELLSWCSVLEAVADFLPCRIDERVCEGICSRLLPVLETTQALEESLVFPQMESCFGHETAADAIARRRDDHHWDRNAAQEIVITLGELKAGGSRLSWNSIGYMLRSFFCCMRRHIVAEQEVLRMLKKAKLAR, encoded by the coding sequence ATGAACATGATGCCGAAAACAGGTGACTTTGCTGAGCTCGAAGAGAATTATCGCGAGCTACTGTCATGGTGCAGTGTTCTGGAGGCTGTCGCCGACTTTCTCCCATGCCGCATTGACGAGCGGGTCTGCGAAGGAATCTGCTCGCGCCTGCTTCCCGTTTTGGAGACGACGCAGGCGCTGGAAGAAAGTCTGGTGTTTCCGCAAATGGAAAGCTGCTTCGGTCATGAAACTGCAGCCGATGCGATCGCTAGGCGTCGCGACGATCATCACTGGGACCGCAACGCTGCCCAGGAGATCGTCATCACACTCGGCGAGTTGAAGGCGGGCGGCTCAAGGCTATCGTGGAATTCGATCGGTTACATGCTGCGCTCGTTCTTCTGCTGCATGCGGCGCCATATCGTGGCTGAGCAGGAGGTGCTGAGAATGCTCAAGAAGGCGAAACTCGCCCGGTAA